From the Planctomycetia bacterium genome, one window contains:
- a CDS encoding PSD1 and planctomycete cytochrome C domain-containing protein, protein MTAPMQMVLRLFVGIAISMVAHVGRAAPLDFNRDVKPILAENCFVCHGPDEGSRKAKLRLDRAAAAMSETESGAQAIVPGDPSASEVIARIDAADDDSRMPPIDSRKVLTDEQKQILRAWIEQGADYAEHWSFVKPRRIAPPDVRATTWPRNELDRYVLARLETEGLAPAPEADRPTLLRRLSLDLTGLPPTPAEMDAFLQDASPDAYERVVDRLLASPRYGERMAMWWLDGARYADSNGFQSDWERYQWRWRDWVIDAFNRNQPFDEFTIDQLAGDLRPNATLEQRIATGFCRNHRINTEGGSIAEEWHVENVIDRVDAVSNVWLGLSLGCCRCHDHKYDPFTQKDFYQLFAMFNNVPENGTGDGERPINHRPYLTAPRPDETARLAVLDADVTAAHAALVEQEKLLPQFVADWEHAFATAPPAKVWHAYQPEAVLAASGASLNLQDDGSILVTGPASANDTFVLRATLDLPRITGLRLESLPTEELPGKGPGRSENGNFVLTDLRVSLNGTPARLATARADFNQETFAIEQAIDSDAQTGWAIHPQTGIGHTATFAWEKAQEPKTPSTIAVTLDFQSPHPGHQLGRFRLSFTGVDDPHTARDIPEDVVAAVACPADQRSDEQRQRIGAYVREHHAPTVQMAQAALEAARQARDEFVATIPTVMVMEEMPEPRPAHVLIRGQYDKHGQPVTAALPAALHPAPAGAPMNRLGLAQWIVDENNPLTSRVIANRLWENYFGVGLVKTTENLGAQGEQPSNQALLDWLATELIRLKWELKAFQKTIVMSATYRQSSQVTPELVERDPENRLLARGARFRLPAEMIRDNALFAAGLLKEHLGGPSVYPYQPENIWNETTEYGNLRNYKHATDDGLYRRSLYTIWKRTAAPPNMMVFDMPSRELCTVRRGRTNTPLQALTLLNDVTYVEAARVLAERMIREGGAKPSHRIALAYRHVLGRDPSAEECAVLIQGLNARLEKFRTQPEQAEKVVSHGAAPRGVDVAVPELAAYTLTACVILNLDETVTKE, encoded by the coding sequence ATGACAGCGCCAATGCAGATGGTCCTGCGCCTGTTTGTCGGCATTGCGATCAGCATGGTCGCGCACGTCGGGCGCGCAGCGCCACTGGACTTCAATCGCGACGTGAAACCGATTCTGGCCGAGAATTGCTTCGTGTGTCATGGGCCGGACGAAGGAAGTCGCAAGGCCAAACTGCGTCTTGATCGCGCCGCCGCGGCCATGTCGGAAACGGAGAGTGGCGCCCAGGCGATCGTGCCCGGCGACCCGAGCGCGAGCGAGGTGATTGCCAGAATCGACGCGGCGGATGACGATTCGCGGATGCCGCCGATCGACAGTCGCAAGGTGCTCACGGACGAACAGAAGCAAATCCTGCGCGCTTGGATCGAGCAAGGCGCCGATTACGCGGAGCATTGGTCGTTCGTCAAGCCGCGGCGCATCGCGCCGCCCGACGTGCGGGCAACTACATGGCCGCGCAATGAACTAGACCGTTACGTCCTGGCCCGACTGGAAACGGAGGGACTCGCACCCGCGCCCGAAGCGGATCGCCCCACGCTGTTGCGACGATTGTCCTTGGATTTGACGGGACTGCCGCCCACGCCCGCGGAAATGGATGCGTTCTTGCAAGACGCGAGTCCCGACGCCTACGAACGTGTGGTCGATCGGTTGTTGGCGTCCCCCCGCTATGGAGAGCGGATGGCGATGTGGTGGCTCGACGGAGCACGCTACGCTGACAGCAACGGTTTCCAGTCCGACTGGGAACGCTATCAATGGCGCTGGCGCGACTGGGTCATCGACGCTTTTAACCGCAATCAGCCCTTCGATGAATTCACGATCGACCAATTGGCCGGCGACCTGCGACCGAACGCCACGCTGGAGCAGCGGATCGCCACGGGCTTCTGTCGGAATCATCGCATCAACACGGAAGGGGGCTCGATCGCCGAAGAATGGCACGTCGAGAACGTGATCGATCGCGTGGACGCCGTGAGCAATGTCTGGCTCGGCCTCAGTCTCGGTTGCTGCCGCTGCCATGACCACAAGTACGATCCGTTTACGCAAAAGGATTTCTATCAGTTGTTTGCCATGTTTAACAACGTGCCGGAAAACGGCACGGGGGATGGCGAGCGTCCCATCAATCATCGCCCGTACCTCACGGCGCCGCGCCCGGACGAGACGGCGCGGCTGGCGGTGCTGGATGCCGACGTTACGGCCGCCCATGCGGCGCTGGTTGAACAAGAGAAGCTTTTGCCTCAGTTCGTCGCCGACTGGGAACACGCATTCGCAACTGCGCCGCCAGCTAAGGTCTGGCACGCCTATCAACCCGAGGCCGTGCTCGCGGCCAGCGGCGCGTCGCTCAACTTACAAGACGACGGATCTATCCTCGTCACCGGCCCGGCTTCCGCCAACGACACGTTCGTGTTGCGCGCTACGCTGGATCTGCCGCGCATCACCGGATTGCGCCTGGAATCGCTGCCGACGGAGGAACTTCCCGGGAAGGGCCCGGGCCGCTCGGAGAACGGCAACTTTGTGTTGACGGATCTGCGCGTTTCGCTGAATGGTACGCCGGCGCGTCTGGCCACGGCCCGCGCGGATTTTAACCAAGAGACGTTCGCGATCGAGCAGGCGATCGACTCGGATGCGCAAACCGGCTGGGCAATTCATCCTCAGACCGGAATCGGGCACACGGCGACTTTCGCTTGGGAGAAGGCGCAGGAACCGAAGACTCCGTCGACGATTGCCGTCACGCTCGATTTTCAGTCGCCGCATCCCGGGCATCAACTAGGGCGGTTTCGGCTATCGTTCACGGGGGTCGACGATCCGCACACGGCGCGCGACATTCCGGAGGACGTGGTAGCCGCCGTCGCTTGTCCCGCCGATCAGCGTAGCGATGAACAGCGCCAGCGTATTGGCGCTTATGTTCGCGAACATCATGCTCCCACGGTGCAAATGGCTCAAGCGGCGCTTGAAGCCGCTCGCCAGGCGCGCGATGAATTCGTGGCCACCATTCCGACGGTAATGGTCATGGAAGAGATGCCGGAGCCTCGACCGGCTCACGTCCTGATTCGCGGACAATACGACAAGCATGGCCAGCCCGTCACGGCCGCGCTCCCCGCGGCGCTACATCCCGCGCCGGCGGGCGCGCCCATGAATCGCCTCGGTCTGGCACAATGGATTGTTGACGAGAACAATCCGTTGACGTCGCGGGTGATCGCCAACCGACTCTGGGAGAACTATTTCGGCGTGGGACTCGTGAAGACGACGGAGAACCTCGGCGCGCAAGGTGAGCAGCCGAGCAATCAAGCGTTACTCGATTGGCTGGCAACGGAATTGATTCGGCTAAAGTGGGAGCTGAAGGCCTTTCAAAAGACGATCGTGATGAGCGCCACATACCGGCAGTCGTCGCAGGTCACGCCGGAACTTGTGGAGCGCGATCCCGAGAACCGACTCCTGGCGCGCGGCGCCCGCTTCCGCCTGCCGGCGGAAATGATTCGTGACAATGCACTATTCGCCGCGGGACTGTTGAAAGAACATTTGGGCGGACCGTCGGTCTATCCCTACCAACCGGAAAACATCTGGAACGAAACCACGGAATACGGCAACTTGCGGAACTACAAGCACGCCACGGACGATGGCTTGTATCGCCGCAGCCTCTACACCATCTGGAAGCGGACGGCCGCGCCGCCCAACATGATGGTCTTCGATATGCCCAGCCGAGAACTTTGCACGGTACGGCGGGGACGTACGAACACGCCGTTGCAGGCACTGACACTTCTGAATGACGTCACCTATGTCGAAGCGGCGCGCGTCCTCGCGGAGCGGATGATTCGCGAAGGCGGCGCCAAACCGTCGCATCGAATCGCCTTGGCATATCGTCACGTCCTAGGACGCGATCCTAGCGCGGAAGAATGCGCGGTGTTGATTCAAGGATTGAACGCGCGACTGGAGAAGTTTCGCACCCAGCCGGAACAAGCGGAGAAGGTTGTGTCCCATGGCGCTGCCCCGCGCGGCGTCGACGTGGCGGTTCCGGAGTTGGCGGCGTACACGTTGACCGCCTGCGTGATCCTGAATCTCGATGAAACCGTGACCAAGGAATAA